The following coding sequences are from one Hyalangium gracile window:
- the hisH gene encoding imidazole glycerol phosphate synthase subunit HisH — protein MRVTLFDYGAGNIHSLAKALATETRAEVRVQTDPVMALDTDVLVLPGVGAFGAAAARLEPGRERMRQALEQGLPCLGICLGMQLLFEGSDEGEGRGLGIFKGRVTRLRAKHVPHIGWNSVEEDAAVPGSRLDTVYYAHSFVCRAEESDVVAGWTTHEEDRFPASVRRGKVLGVQFHPEKSSAAGVRFVQAFLREVAP, from the coding sequence GTGAGAGTCACTCTGTTCGACTATGGCGCGGGGAACATCCACTCGCTGGCCAAGGCGCTCGCCACCGAGACGCGCGCCGAGGTGCGCGTTCAGACCGACCCGGTGATGGCGCTGGACACGGACGTGCTCGTGCTGCCCGGCGTGGGTGCGTTCGGCGCCGCGGCGGCTCGACTGGAGCCCGGACGCGAGCGGATGCGCCAGGCCCTGGAGCAGGGCCTTCCGTGTCTCGGCATCTGCCTGGGCATGCAGCTGCTCTTCGAGGGCAGTGACGAGGGTGAGGGCCGCGGGCTCGGCATCTTCAAGGGCCGGGTGACGCGGCTGCGCGCGAAGCACGTGCCGCACATCGGCTGGAACTCCGTCGAGGAGGACGCCGCGGTGCCGGGCTCGCGGCTGGACACCGTCTACTACGCCCACAGCTTCGTCTGCCGCGCCGAGGAGTCCGACGTGGTGGCGGGCTGGACGACGCACGAGGAGGATCGCTTCCCGGCCTCGGTGCGGCGCGGGAAGGTGCTCGGGGTGCAGTTCCACCCGGAGAAGAGCTCCGCCGCGGGTGTGCGCTTCGTGCAGGCGTTCCTCCGGGAGGTGGCGCCGTGA